The segment ACTCAAGGTCGCTTGTTCCATATTAAGATTAAAGCGATATATTGTGTTTATCTGATTCAATATGTAAtatgaggaaataatttacatcaaggtaaactgaaaatttatatagttAACAACTACGGGATTGTGCTCAATTCATATATACTCATTTccttctttttaattgtgaacCAGCGAAAAACTATTTAGGGTTAATATgtcctttaattatttgcaaatttcgtAGAGTTTGTACCAAAATGCATTCAGGTTTTCCGATAGCCCAAACGTTTATTTTCTTGTCATCGCCTCCAGTTGCCAGAAGTGCTGTAGACTTGCGTCCGAGTGTTAAACTAGTGACATAGGCATCGTGCGCGGTGAAGTTCtctgaaaaaggaaataaatgagTACACGATAATGAAAcaacaaagaaagaaaagagagaCGGAGAGTGCATCTGTCCGATTTAGCAAAATTGTCACGTTTCACTCGAAGGTCAGGCGGCAAACAGTGAAAAAAGCGAGGAAACACGCCAAGCAAGGACAGTTTGAACGTTACATTATGCCATTTATGAACTTCGcgtctgcaaattaaattttacggcTGTCGCCAAAAATGGATATAAAGAAGTTTTCTAACTACCGCTTCTTCTCCTTCTTAGCCTTAGGCAAGCTACTgcgttttccaattttatttttctaaggtCAATTATtagaacttaaaaaaaaaacaattaaaattctggattgaagattttatttatttgaatatggTAATCTCCTGATTTTGAACCATCGTGTGTGGAGAAAAAGTATGTTTAtattgatttcattaaaattaaagcgtTAGCCAAGTGCTTGAATACCATGGACGTTTcactataaaataatattatagttatgtaataatgtatttttaattaagttggaAAGGTTTTACACGCCAACATTTTACTATTTATCATCTCGTTATCAATTTAAGCGTTTCAAGGTGGGAGGATTCAAACTGAGCTATTTCTAACAAAATTATGAACagaatttaaagtaaaatatttcagacgAGATTTAATCTACATACATAAATTTGAAGTACGTAACGcaatttacatatttcaacacacaagtaaatatttaagtaaatGTAAATATTAGAAGGAAAGAGACAAGTTTAAAGATTATCCTCCTCAGTCTCGCTCGTTTGAAATACATAATGATTCATCAAACCTACACCTTGGTgcattaaagaataaaaataaaacgcactTTCTCAACGGCTGATCCGCAATTTGGCAATAAACACGCCGCGGATAACTATGACTCGTGACAGATagatatacatacatatacatGCCCGCGTCTTATCTCTCGTAATATGTAATTACTGTTTCGCGCACTAAtgtataaattgaaaacaatagTGAGTGCTTTCAAAACTTACGCAATTGCCAGGCTCGTTTCGCAGCCGCCATCCCAAAACCTTTGAGACTTTTGGGTCTGATTCGAGGGTCCAAGGGTAGAGGTGATTCAAACATTTGAAAGtccgatttgcatttttgcggaGGAGTGATTGCTTCTACATTTTGGTCACCTGAGACGTGAAAGGTTCACTGGTTGGAGCTCACTTTTACACACGACTGTACGCTAACAAGCTCGAATAGACGCGGGGGTGGCGATTGCACTAGTCCAGATCGAATTTGCGAACCATCAGGTGGCTTGATCGTTCCACTTTCATAAGAAATTCACGTTTAGTTGACAGGATTCTCTGCCTTGACACAGTTCACAAGAATCATTGACCATTTGTGGACACCTGACTGTGAAGCAAACTATACCAACCATACAATATTCAACCAATCACATGACAAACCCATAAtgatcattttttatctttatgccactaaaaatattcataagtAACCTGAAATGGtcagttaataaattaaaaacccaaattaaaaatatttttcattttttaattaaagaaagcAATGTTTTTCCTGTCAGGTTTGCAGTGAGCCTTACGAAAACCTTGCCCCCTACTGACGAGAAAGCGAACCAACGATATTAAGCATGGACTCATACTCGGCCCTCTGGCGTTCGGTCTGGAGACTAAACATTGGCCTGGCATGTGTTTTCATGGGAGAAAAGGTCAGTCAACTTGTGCAAGAACAGTATTGCcgctcaattattttaattatattccacTTGATCAACCGCTTTTCGGGAAGCATGCTTAATTCGGTTTCGTGCAGGCTGGCACGccatttaaaaaggttaagtCGCAGATTTCTCAGCTCGAATGAGTCGAGCGTGCAGTACGTGCAGGGTCAATCTCCCGAGCCCAAGAtaagagaatatttttattacatcgACCATCAGGGAATggtgagatttttattaaaacgaaCTGTTCAAGTTCTTAATTCAGAAATATTATTCTGTattgtaaattataataaaaatcacactTTTTAGCTTTTTCTGGACGACTCACGGATGAAAAACTTCACATCATGTTTCAAAGGTTAtataatacaataaattaatatagcaCACTCAAAGATTAGTACAAAACTAAGACAAAATCTTGTGCCTTTGtccagcaaaattttataacgaattaaaaattacttttcagaGAAGAAGttcctgcaatttttcttcacgcgccttaaattaaacacaacaGACCGGTATCACCCGGCTTTCCCATTCATTTCTCCATGCGGCCGCGAGCGCAATTTTGTCCGTTGCGACGACCAACCTTTTGTGTACACGCACGTTCTGGGCGACCCTGAGCACAAACAGGCGCTCAGCTATGGGCACGCAGGCGACCTGCTGACTGTGCCCTTCCAGCCAGACCACATTTTCGTACACCCAGTCTCTGGCCGCGTCTACCACCCAGCGCCGGAGAAGGTCGGAGGGATTGGTCTTGTGCGCTCGCAGCTTGCCATTGAGTTCAGTCAGCACTTTGTGTTTAAGGACGGAAAGCCGGTTGGTTTCAATTGGGCAGGACGTAAGCACACGCTTCAAACCGACTGGGTGCCGAAAGGAGCGCAGTTCAACCTGGCTCAAGAAGAGTTTTGAATGACGCCGCTGATGGGAACTGAGAAGGGTTTGATCGAGTTGCTGGCGACCCACGACAGCCCGCGCGAATCCTCGCTTGAAGactgaaatttcataatattctTTTTGAGTTTGAGAAAATGTACATTTATGATCacataattgttattaaaaattgtttgattaaatgattttgtttttgttcctTTCAAAGGTTGTTAAACGAAATGATAATTCAGCGGTATTCaggaaaaattgattagaaCGTAAAGATTgcgaaaaataatacatagaaagtttgttcatttatttgtaaatttgtagATGTTGTCATTGAGATCAGGTCAAATTGTATTTCTGAGTTACGAGGGCTAAAAAGGAAGGCATTCTGCTGACAagatcatttcattttatataaatttactaCAACAAGGTCTTCAAAAAAGTTAATCATTTTTACCCAGTGTCTCTTTTAGAAGACTCCATTATTTGATAGTCAAAAACTTCATTGACTTATGCAGAAACCACCAaggccaaaaaatttaaattacatgtAAGTCAACTAAAGTAATATAAACTGCTGTCTTATATACTTGCCTCCTGAGAGTAAATTTTCTCCCTCAACGACTCATGAGTTTTGCTGTCGAAAGGCTCAAAAGAAATGTAGTGCGGATCATCAGTAGGAGATAAATCATAAATTCGCTGAATGCTGAGACTAACACACTTCTTAGCCTCTGCCATGAATTTTTCGTGATTCATTTTGTACCTTAaaggggaaatattttaattcctttgaCAGTACCAAATGTGACCACTTACATTTTAGCAGCCTCTTCATTAACAGGTTGGCCAGGGTCAATTTTCAGAAATGATTTCCTAACATAATCCACAACTTGCCATATGTGATGCATATTTTTGTTCCACTCTGAGAACCCCCTTCCAATGTTGAAGTCACCTTCAGGAGAAATTTGCGGATGGAATAACTTTGATTGAAACTCCACTTTCTAAAATCATTCAATAATATGCATTGAAGTTTGTaaacaagatattttttctttaccgGGCAGCCACCATCTGGGAAGTTTTCTGGTATGACaatattaaatctaaaaacGCCTCCAACGTATGGGCCTTGTCGAACAAAAATT is part of the Cloeon dipterum chromosome 1, ieCloDipt1.1, whole genome shotgun sequence genome and harbors:
- the peo gene encoding AKT-interacting protein isoform X1, which translates into the protein MPRSPPKRLAHSLAMDSSFSPIEEEEPEAVAEPLKRQGSVRKVLPATPGVPDPAKLVERTNSLPGIRSTSQYGPYFTEYSLLPEYNMLQGCAIPGVYCVPAANTPLMWFGVIFVRQGPYVGGVFRFNIVIPENFPDGGCPKVEFQSKLFHPQISPEGDFNIGRGFSEWNKNMHHIWQVVDYVRKSFLKIDPGQPVNEEAAKMYKMNHEKFMAEAKKCVSLSIQRIYDLSPTDDPHYISFEPFDSKTHESLREKIYSQESSSEDSRGLSWVASNSIKPFSVPISGVIQNSS
- the peo gene encoding AKT-interacting protein isoform X2 — encoded protein: MDSSFSPIEEEEPEAVAEPLKRQGSVRKVLPATPGVPDPAKLVERTNSLPGIRSTSQYGPYFTEYSLLPEYNMLQGCAIPGVYCVPAANTPLMWFGVIFVRQGPYVGGVFRFNIVIPENFPDGGCPKVEFQSKLFHPQISPEGDFNIGRGFSEWNKNMHHIWQVVDYVRKSFLKIDPGQPVNEEAAKMYKMNHEKFMAEAKKCVSLSIQRIYDLSPTDDPHYISFEPFDSKTHESLREKIYSQESSSEDSRGLSWVASNSIKPFSVPISGVIQNSS
- the LOC135948626 gene encoding UPF0598 protein CG30010, translated to MDSYSALWRSVWRLNIGLACVFMGEKVSQLVQEQYCRSIILIIFHLINRFSGSMLNSVSCRLARHLKRLSRRFLSSNESSVQYVQGQSPEPKIREYFYYIDHQGMLFLDDSRMKNFTSCFKEKKFLQFFFTRLKLNTTDRYHPAFPFISPCGRERNFVRCDDQPFVYTHVLGDPEHKQALSYGHAGDLLTVPFQPDHIFVHPVSGRVYHPAPEKVGGIGLVRSQLAIEFSQHFVFKDGKPVGFNWAGRKHTLQTDWVPKGAQFNLAQEEF